From Salinirubellus salinus, the proteins below share one genomic window:
- a CDS encoding DUF3194 domain-containing protein encodes MTPTPTDQEVVDTASDAAEGLVFSRYKQSDVTDLDVTVRFEDGTLEVDVYLNAPKVDHDPEQVAEDAVRAAEAAVDELFEQARAEGLEGEGGDGREG; translated from the coding sequence ATGACCCCAACCCCGACCGACCAGGAGGTCGTCGACACCGCCTCGGACGCCGCCGAGGGGCTGGTGTTCTCCCGCTACAAACAGAGCGACGTGACCGACCTCGACGTGACCGTCCGGTTCGAGGACGGCACGCTCGAGGTGGACGTCTACCTGAACGCGCCGAAGGTCGACCACGACCCGGAACAGGTGGCCGAGGACGCCGTCCGGGCGGCCGAGGCGGCCGTCGACGAACTGTTCGAGCAGGCGCGAGCGGAGGGGCTGGAGGGGGAAGGGGGAGACGGACGGGAGGGCTGA
- a CDS encoding disulfide bond formation protein B, producing the protein MATPRPTDRALLLGGLVVASVATAGSLWFSLGLGLVPCELCWYQRILMYPLVVVLGVAAFEDRAGAWLTALPLSVGGLAVATYHSYLQATSTACGFGAGGCAVVQWRAPLVGLSIPNLSLVAFLLLTAVGVVLARR; encoded by the coding sequence ATGGCGACCCCCCGCCCCACGGACCGCGCGCTGCTCCTCGGTGGCCTCGTCGTGGCGAGCGTCGCCACCGCCGGCAGCCTCTGGTTCTCGCTCGGGCTGGGGCTGGTCCCCTGCGAACTCTGCTGGTACCAGCGCATCCTGATGTACCCGCTGGTGGTGGTGCTGGGGGTGGCGGCGTTCGAGGACCGGGCCGGGGCGTGGCTGACCGCCCTCCCGCTCTCGGTGGGTGGGCTCGCCGTCGCCACGTACCACTCGTACCTGCAGGCTACCTCGACGGCGTGTGGCTTCGGGGCCGGTGGGTGTGCCGTCGTCCAGTGGCGGGCGCCGCTGGTCGGCCTCTCCATCCCGAACCTCTCGCTCGTGGCGTTCCTGTTGCTGACCGCGGTGGGCGTCGTGCTGGCGCGTCGGTAG
- a CDS encoding endonuclease III domain-containing protein, translated as MDEPAENISGGAAGGGRDTPFEPAADPATRAEAFVDRLGERYWQKAYGGQPAFECLVRTVLSQNTSDVASQPAHDALMDRYGEGDLAATLADADQSELADTISSAGLYNQKSETLVRLGGRVVEEHGGADGFDSFVKDADPGTVRSALLDMKGVGPKTADCVLLFSGGRGGVFPVDTHVHRIARRVGLAPADADHEGVREALERDVPAEKCGFGHTATIQFGREFCTARKPACLDDPEACPMADCCEQVGVYPETGEVVDPSEAPEASGD; from the coding sequence ATGGACGAACCGGCCGAGAACATCTCGGGGGGCGCGGCGGGCGGCGGGCGCGACACGCCGTTCGAACCGGCGGCCGACCCGGCCACCCGCGCCGAGGCGTTCGTGGATCGACTGGGCGAGCGGTACTGGCAGAAGGCCTACGGCGGCCAGCCGGCCTTCGAGTGTCTCGTGCGGACCGTGCTCTCGCAGAACACCTCCGACGTGGCGAGTCAGCCGGCCCACGACGCGCTGATGGACCGGTACGGAGAGGGTGATCTCGCGGCGACGCTCGCCGACGCCGATCAGTCCGAACTCGCCGACACCATCTCGTCGGCGGGCCTCTACAACCAGAAGTCCGAGACGCTGGTCCGGCTCGGCGGTCGCGTCGTCGAGGAACACGGAGGAGCGGACGGATTCGACTCGTTCGTGAAGGACGCGGACCCGGGCACGGTCCGGTCGGCCCTGCTGGACATGAAGGGGGTCGGCCCGAAGACGGCCGACTGCGTCCTCCTGTTCTCGGGCGGGCGCGGTGGAGTCTTCCCGGTGGACACGCACGTCCACCGCATCGCCCGGCGGGTGGGGCTCGCGCCCGCCGACGCCGACCACGAGGGCGTCCGCGAGGCGCTCGAACGCGACGTCCCCGCCGAGAAGTGCGGCTTCGGCCACACCGCGACGATACAGTTCGGTCGCGAGTTCTGCACGGCACGCAAGCCAGCGTGTCTGGACGACCCGGAGGCCTGCCCGATGGCCGACTGCTGCGAGCAGGTGGGGGTCTACCCCGAGACGGGCGAGGTGGTCGACCCGAGCGAGGCGCCCGAGGCGTCGGGCGACTGA
- a CDS encoding DUF2070 family protein, with product MSNTQGDLASLSRFIFRAPSWYSSVAFSLLIAALAGVAAFDSRFVLEDAWQGVFFIGVPTVVASVVTPYLDRLVGGQLTPNRASLLALLCELVVVGVLTLAGLGAILSPSLGQEFVFEALVAALASIFALRLLVVMAVSRDRLGAAIVPASVQTVAAAVLLFVYSGTMTYFEVGGPILRSYLSRPERAPPELTAVGPELFVLLAITCVLYVGAVYVFLLVIDRPWRNSMGVSVLDFIRGFVGHIAEGTRELEDFFEQLGEDAIVPVSVLSFRTSAGEKARFVLPMIHPGPMGEIGGGNLPERIAASAEGLAFPPHATAGHDFNLVTGREVDTVLAAADRAHSRIQYDAEATRSERVEAGEAKLLGQAFGDSAFLASTFSPGFADDVDYAVGLSATAEARTGGLRDVMLADAHNCNNGLEGDDLGHVVPGSKRSFDMIESAGALGERLGVADRHPVSLGVAWDETPWEPIEGVGPLGIRVALFEVDGQQTAYVLVDGNNMEPGLRDRLVETLVDGAIDEAEVLTTDTHTVNTVEAENQVGDAIDHDELETLVRRLVDEAAADLEPVEAGMATERTEVRVFGNDRTESLASHANAMLSMGGALAGAFILAVTAVSVLIFFLT from the coding sequence ATGAGTAACACGCAAGGGGACCTCGCGTCGCTCTCGCGGTTCATCTTCCGGGCTCCCTCGTGGTACTCGAGCGTCGCCTTCTCCCTCCTCATCGCCGCGCTCGCCGGCGTCGCGGCGTTCGACTCCCGGTTCGTCCTCGAGGACGCGTGGCAGGGGGTCTTCTTCATCGGCGTCCCCACCGTCGTCGCCAGCGTAGTCACGCCGTACCTCGACCGGCTGGTCGGCGGGCAACTCACGCCGAACCGGGCGTCGCTGCTCGCGCTGCTCTGCGAACTGGTCGTCGTCGGCGTCCTGACGCTCGCCGGCCTCGGGGCCATCCTCTCGCCGTCGCTCGGGCAGGAGTTCGTCTTCGAGGCGCTCGTGGCCGCGCTCGCGAGCATCTTCGCACTCCGACTGCTGGTCGTGATGGCCGTCTCGCGTGACCGCCTCGGCGCCGCCATCGTCCCGGCGAGCGTCCAGACGGTGGCCGCCGCGGTCCTCCTGTTCGTCTACAGCGGCACGATGACCTACTTCGAGGTAGGTGGCCCCATCCTGCGGTCCTACCTCTCGCGGCCCGAACGTGCGCCACCGGAGCTGACCGCCGTCGGCCCGGAGCTGTTCGTCCTGCTGGCCATCACCTGCGTCCTCTACGTGGGTGCCGTCTACGTGTTCCTGCTCGTCATCGACCGCCCGTGGCGCAACTCGATGGGCGTCTCGGTGCTCGACTTCATCCGCGGGTTCGTCGGCCACATCGCCGAGGGGACCCGCGAACTCGAGGACTTCTTCGAGCAACTGGGCGAGGACGCCATCGTCCCCGTGAGCGTCCTCTCGTTCCGGACGAGCGCCGGCGAGAAAGCACGGTTCGTGCTCCCGATGATACACCCCGGTCCGATGGGTGAGATCGGCGGGGGGAACCTCCCCGAGCGCATCGCCGCGAGCGCGGAGGGGCTGGCGTTCCCGCCGCACGCCACCGCGGGCCACGACTTCAACCTCGTGACTGGTCGCGAGGTGGACACCGTCCTCGCCGCCGCCGACCGCGCCCACTCGCGCATCCAGTACGATGCCGAGGCCACCCGGAGCGAGCGTGTCGAGGCGGGCGAGGCGAAACTGCTCGGACAGGCGTTCGGCGACAGCGCGTTCCTCGCCTCCACGTTCTCGCCCGGCTTCGCCGACGACGTGGACTACGCGGTCGGACTCTCCGCCACCGCGGAGGCCCGGACGGGTGGCCTCCGCGACGTGATGCTCGCGGACGCCCACAACTGCAACAACGGGCTCGAGGGGGACGACCTCGGCCACGTCGTCCCCGGTTCGAAGCGTTCGTTCGACATGATCGAGTCGGCAGGCGCCCTCGGGGAGCGACTCGGCGTGGCCGACCGCCACCCCGTCTCGCTCGGCGTGGCGTGGGACGAGACGCCGTGGGAGCCCATCGAGGGTGTGGGGCCGCTCGGCATCCGCGTCGCGCTCTTCGAGGTCGACGGCCAGCAGACCGCCTACGTCCTCGTCGACGGGAACAACATGGAACCCGGTCTGCGCGACCGACTGGTCGAGACACTCGTCGACGGCGCCATCGACGAGGCCGAGGTGCTCACGACCGACACCCACACGGTGAACACGGTGGAGGCGGAGAACCAGGTCGGCGACGCCATCGACCACGACGAACTCGAGACGCTCGTCCGGCGACTGGTCGACGAGGCGGCGGCCGACCTCGAACCCGTGGAGGCCGGGATGGCGACCGAACGTACCGAGGTCCGCGTGTTCGGGAACGACCGGACGGAGTCGCTGGCGAGTCACGCCAACGCGATGCTCTCGATGGGCGGGGCGCTGGCGGGGGCGTTCATCCTCGCCGTGACGGCGGTGAGCGTGCTCATCTTCTTCCTCACCTGA
- a CDS encoding DUF2103 domain-containing protein yields MECRRCANSLERPGDYCLQCETANADAVVLDLTRERATVTALDDEEVVGQRVVTTRPESSERWVGTELRNYAGQITDDVHRKRPEEVYATGDREVLNAVRAQLHYPLYRVGGDGDPVEAVLARKGDSPLEVVEKPVAEKLGGSHSTLIGDRDGYQVIRIAAEHPHVKKVIPGPIDAGGSGSRSGVRAKATRADGTGNVRLLIRDGSSVQENRVVTTARDRESGEWVREDINEALTEAGFREE; encoded by the coding sequence ATGGAGTGTCGGCGCTGTGCGAACTCGCTGGAGCGGCCGGGAGACTACTGTCTCCAGTGCGAGACGGCCAACGCCGACGCCGTCGTCCTCGACCTGACCCGCGAGCGGGCGACCGTCACCGCCCTCGACGACGAGGAGGTGGTCGGTCAGCGCGTGGTCACGACCCGCCCCGAGTCCTCGGAGCGGTGGGTCGGGACCGAGTTGCGCAACTACGCGGGCCAGATCACCGACGACGTCCACCGCAAGCGCCCCGAGGAGGTGTACGCCACCGGCGACCGCGAGGTGCTGAACGCGGTGCGCGCGCAACTGCACTACCCGCTCTACCGCGTGGGCGGGGACGGCGACCCCGTCGAGGCAGTCCTCGCACGCAAGGGGGACTCGCCGCTCGAGGTCGTCGAGAAGCCGGTCGCGGAGAAACTCGGTGGGTCACACTCGACCCTCATCGGGGACCGCGACGGCTACCAGGTGATACGCATCGCGGCCGAGCACCCGCACGTGAAGAAGGTCATCCCGGGGCCCATCGACGCCGGCGGTTCGGGGTCACGCTCCGGCGTGCGGGCGAAGGCCACCCGGGCGGACGGGACGGGCAACGTCCGGTTGCTCATCCGCGACGGCTCCAGCGTCCAGGAGAACCGCGTCGTGACGACGGCGCGCGACCGCGAGTCGGGCGAGTGGGTCCGCGAGGACATCAACGAGGCGCTGACCGAAGCGGGCTTCCGGGAGGAGTAG
- a CDS encoding prefoldin subunit beta → MQGNLPPEAQEKIEELQDLQETAQQVAQQKQSAESTLRDSRTALEALDDIEEDATMYREVGELLVQTDYDSAHEALDEKVDSLEVRVQTLEKQEERVRDKFEELQQELQQLLQGGAGGGPMGPGGPGAGGD, encoded by the coding sequence ATGCAGGGCAACCTTCCGCCTGAGGCCCAGGAGAAGATAGAGGAGCTCCAGGACCTCCAGGAGACCGCACAGCAGGTCGCACAGCAGAAACAGTCGGCCGAGAGCACGCTGCGTGACTCCCGGACGGCGCTCGAGGCGCTCGACGACATTGAGGAGGACGCCACGATGTACCGCGAGGTCGGCGAGCTGCTCGTCCAGACGGACTACGACTCGGCCCACGAGGCGCTCGACGAGAAGGTCGACTCGCTCGAGGTGCGCGTCCAGACCCTCGAGAAGCAGGAAGAGCGCGTCCGCGACAAGTTCGAGGAACTCCAGCAGGAGCTCCAGCAGCTGCTCCAGGGCGGCGCTGGCGGCGGCCCGATGGGGCCGGGCGGCCCGGGCGCCGGCGGCGACTGA
- a CDS encoding DNA-directed RNA polymerase subunit P yields MSYKCSRCKRDVELDEYGGVRCPYCGHRVLLKERAPDVKEIDVQ; encoded by the coding sequence ATGAGCTACAAGTGTTCCCGCTGCAAGCGCGACGTCGAACTCGACGAGTACGGCGGCGTCCGCTGTCCGTACTGCGGGCACCGCGTCCTGTTGAAGGAGCGCGCCCCCGACGTCAAGGAGATCGACGTCCAGTAA
- a CDS encoding KEOPS complex subunit Pcc1: MSAPHEATLVFDYPDTESARLVERAVSQELDEIDGDRTRATLVRDGRTVEVRVSADDLVALRAGCNTWCTLVEVAEAAGGVVS, from the coding sequence GTGAGCGCCCCGCACGAGGCGACGCTCGTCTTCGACTATCCCGACACCGAGAGCGCCCGCCTCGTCGAACGCGCCGTCTCACAGGAACTGGACGAGATAGACGGCGACCGGACGCGAGCGACGCTCGTCCGCGACGGCCGGACCGTCGAGGTCCGGGTCTCGGCCGACGACCTCGTCGCACTCCGGGCGGGATGTAACACCTGGTGTACGCTCGTCGAGGTGGCCGAGGCGGCGGGCGGTGTGGTCAGTTGA
- a CDS encoding DsbA family protein, producing the protein MTTRRALLTAAGAGTTAALAGCTSILGGGGGGGGGGAPAETGGPVADAPVPDESSTYARMGTGGPVVTYYGNWKCPFCAEFSTGSDRVFGLGDVVAAYVAPGDLTLEHRSVAYLGDGTFLGADAPRAARAGLSVWNRDPERYWSYHEHVMANQPPESQEWATADRLVEFANAVEVSQPGGLREDIDSGAYESEVRANTGPFLDAFGDERPGTPAVVVDGTPYSPFQPEQFRGALDSLVG; encoded by the coding sequence ATGACGACCCGACGCGCCCTCCTGACCGCCGCCGGTGCGGGAACGACGGCCGCGCTCGCCGGCTGTACCTCCATCCTCGGCGGTGGGGGCGGTGGCGGCGGGGGCGGCGCCCCGGCGGAGACCGGGGGTCCCGTCGCCGACGCCCCCGTCCCCGACGAGTCGAGCACCTACGCCCGGATGGGGACCGGCGGCCCCGTCGTGACCTACTACGGCAACTGGAAGTGCCCGTTCTGCGCGGAGTTCTCGACCGGGTCGGACCGCGTGTTCGGACTCGGCGACGTGGTGGCGGCGTACGTCGCCCCTGGTGACCTGACGCTGGAGCATCGCTCGGTCGCCTACCTCGGCGACGGCACCTTCCTCGGGGCCGACGCCCCCCGGGCGGCCCGCGCTGGGCTCTCGGTCTGGAACCGCGACCCGGAGCGTTACTGGTCGTACCACGAGCACGTGATGGCGAACCAGCCACCGGAGAGTCAGGAGTGGGCTACTGCCGACCGGCTCGTCGAGTTCGCGAACGCCGTCGAGGTGAGTCAACCGGGCGGGCTGCGAGAGGACATCGACAGCGGGGCCTACGAGAGCGAGGTACGCGCCAACACCGGGCCGTTCCTCGACGCCTTCGGCGACGAGCGACCGGGGACCCCCGCCGTCGTCGTCGACGGCACCCCCTACTCCCCGTTCCAGCCCGAGCAGTTCCGCGGGGCGCTCGACTCGCTCGTCGGGTGA
- a CDS encoding coiled-coil protein has translation MAESIDESKNVELTDDDLANKSKGQLIKMAGQLRDRRNDLNQMASERASKRDELNAKTREKVDEAQEHREKRDELNEQVQEHKKQRNELNAKANELFDKVDGLKDDLELNDGKSVDELKEEIEDLEFKQQTQVLSTEDERELIEKIETKREQLEERKSKLDQSGDLEDVKEKAKEVRAKASEHHQKVTELADEAQEHHNQMIQAYREADDIRDEADEWHEKFVDAQEAADRHHEDFVRVQKRLREMDKKEEQSREQNREQKAEEAKREAEEIYQSFKDGETLDTEDLMKLQKAGLL, from the coding sequence ATGGCAGAGAGCATTGACGAGAGCAAGAACGTAGAACTGACCGACGACGACCTCGCGAACAAATCCAAGGGCCAGCTGATCAAGATGGCTGGCCAGCTCCGAGACCGTCGCAACGACCTGAACCAGATGGCCTCCGAGCGCGCCTCCAAGCGCGACGAGCTCAACGCGAAGACACGCGAGAAGGTCGACGAAGCCCAGGAACACCGCGAGAAGCGAGACGAGCTCAACGAGCAGGTCCAGGAGCACAAGAAACAGCGCAACGAGCTGAACGCGAAGGCCAACGAGCTCTTCGACAAGGTCGACGGCCTCAAGGACGACCTCGAACTCAACGACGGCAAGTCCGTCGACGAACTCAAGGAGGAGATCGAGGACCTCGAGTTCAAACAGCAGACGCAGGTCCTCTCGACGGAGGACGAGCGCGAGCTCATCGAGAAGATCGAGACCAAGCGCGAGCAGCTGGAGGAGCGAAAGTCCAAGCTCGACCAGAGCGGCGACCTCGAGGACGTCAAGGAGAAGGCCAAGGAGGTCCGCGCGAAGGCGTCGGAACACCACCAGAAGGTGACCGAACTCGCCGACGAGGCCCAGGAACACCACAACCAGATGATCCAGGCCTACCGCGAGGCCGACGACATCCGTGACGAGGCCGACGAGTGGCACGAGAAGTTCGTCGACGCCCAGGAGGCGGCCGACCGCCACCACGAGGACTTCGTCCGCGTCCAGAAGCGCCTGCGCGAGATGGACAAGAAGGAGGAGCAGTCCCGCGAGCAGAACCGCGAGCAGAAGGCCGAGGAGGCCAAGCGCGAGGCCGAGGAGATCTACCAGAGCTTCAAGGACGGTGAGACCCTCGACACCGAGGACCTCATGAAGCTCCAGAAGGCCGGCCTGCTCTAG
- a CDS encoding beta-CASP ribonuclease aCPSF1, translating into MSSVERQLEDLKAEITDEVPDDISISDVRYEGPELVVYTRHPKKFAQDGDLIRRLASKLRKRITVRPDPDVLSRPSEARAEIEEVIPEEAGVTDLDFHADTGEVVIEAAKPGMVIGRHGSTLREITKRVGWTPEVVRTPPIESSTVSNVRNFLKQEREERRDILERIGRQIHRRQMADEQWVRITTLGCCREVGRAAFVLSTADTRILIDCGDKPGAEGEVPYLQVPEALGAGASNLDAVVLTHAHLDHSALIPLLFKYGYDGPIYCTEPTRDLMGLLTLDYLDVAAKEGRAPPYESEMVREAIKHCIPIEYGDVTDIAPDVKLTFHNAGHILGSAVSHFHIGDGLYNVAFSGDIHYDDTRLFNGAVNEFPRVETLVMESTYGGRNDYQTDQEDAERQLVNVINEAHEKGGKVLIPAFAVGRSQEIMLVLEEAMRKGKIPEMPVHLDGMIWEATAIHTTYPEYLRDDLRDRIFHDDENPFLADYFNHIDGGEEERQEVADGEQAIVLSTSGMVTGGPIMSWLRHVGSDPDSTMVFVGYQAQGTLGRRIQNGWDEIPINDRNGGGRSNTMTMKMDVKTVDGFSGHADRQGLMNFVRTMNPRPEKVLCVHGDEKSTQDLSSALYHEFNMRTFAPKNLETFRFK; encoded by the coding sequence ATGAGCTCCGTAGAGCGGCAACTCGAAGACCTGAAAGCAGAGATCACAGACGAAGTCCCGGACGACATCTCCATCTCCGACGTCCGTTACGAGGGACCGGAACTGGTCGTCTACACGCGCCACCCCAAGAAGTTCGCGCAGGACGGCGACCTCATCCGGCGACTCGCCTCGAAACTCCGGAAGCGCATCACCGTCCGCCCGGACCCCGACGTGCTCTCGCGACCCAGCGAGGCCCGTGCGGAGATCGAGGAGGTCATCCCCGAGGAGGCCGGCGTGACGGACCTCGACTTCCACGCCGACACCGGCGAGGTGGTCATCGAGGCCGCCAAACCGGGGATGGTCATCGGCCGCCACGGCTCGACCCTCCGTGAGATAACCAAGCGGGTGGGGTGGACTCCCGAGGTCGTCCGCACGCCGCCCATCGAGTCCTCCACCGTCTCGAACGTCCGGAACTTCCTCAAGCAGGAACGCGAGGAGCGACGGGACATCCTGGAGCGCATCGGCCGACAGATCCACCGCCGGCAGATGGCCGACGAACAGTGGGTCCGCATCACCACGCTCGGCTGTTGCCGCGAGGTCGGTCGCGCCGCGTTCGTCCTCTCGACGGCCGACACGCGCATCCTCATCGACTGCGGCGACAAGCCCGGCGCCGAGGGCGAGGTGCCCTACCTGCAGGTGCCCGAGGCGCTCGGGGCCGGCGCGTCGAACCTCGACGCGGTCGTCCTCACCCACGCTCACCTCGACCACTCAGCGCTCATCCCGCTGCTGTTCAAGTACGGCTACGACGGCCCCATCTACTGCACGGAGCCGACGCGCGACCTGATGGGCCTGCTGACGCTGGACTACCTCGACGTCGCCGCGAAGGAGGGCCGCGCGCCGCCCTACGAGTCCGAGATGGTCCGCGAGGCCATCAAGCACTGCATCCCCATCGAGTACGGCGACGTGACCGACATCGCCCCGGACGTCAAACTCACCTTCCACAACGCGGGGCACATCCTCGGCTCGGCGGTGAGCCACTTCCACATCGGCGACGGCCTCTACAACGTCGCGTTCTCCGGCGACATCCACTACGACGACACCCGCCTGTTCAACGGCGCGGTCAACGAGTTCCCCCGCGTGGAGACGCTCGTGATGGAGTCGACCTACGGCGGGCGAAACGACTACCAGACCGATCAGGAGGACGCCGAGCGCCAGCTCGTGAACGTCATCAACGAGGCCCACGAGAAGGGCGGGAAGGTCCTCATCCCGGCGTTCGCCGTCGGCCGGTCACAGGAGATCATGCTCGTCCTCGAGGAGGCGATGCGCAAGGGGAAGATCCCGGAGATGCCCGTCCACCTCGACGGGATGATCTGGGAGGCGACGGCCATCCACACGACCTACCCCGAGTACCTGCGTGACGACCTGCGCGACCGTATCTTCCACGACGACGAGAACCCGTTCCTCGCGGACTACTTCAACCACATCGACGGTGGCGAGGAGGAACGCCAGGAGGTCGCCGACGGCGAGCAGGCCATCGTCCTCTCCACCTCGGGGATGGTCACCGGCGGCCCCATCATGTCGTGGCTCCGGCACGTCGGTTCGGACCCGGACTCGACGATGGTGTTCGTCGGCTACCAGGCACAGGGGACGCTCGGCCGGCGCATCCAGAACGGCTGGGACGAGATCCCGATCAACGACCGCAACGGCGGCGGGCGCTCGAACACGATGACGATGAAGATGGACGTGAAGACCGTCGACGGCTTCTCCGGCCACGCCGACCGCCAGGGGCTGATGAACTTCGTCCGCACGATGAACCCCCGTCCCGAGAAGGTGCTCTGCGTCCACGGCGACGAGAAGTCGACGCAGGACCTCTCCTCCGCGCTCTACCACGAGTTCAACATGCGGACGTTCGCGCCGAAGAACCTGGAGACGTTCCGCTTCAAATGA
- a CDS encoding GMP synthase subunit A gives MTRIVVVDNHGQFTHLEGRALRDLGIDSDIVDNETPPSEVEADGFVLSGGPDMDRAGRSAEYLETGKPVLGICLGMQLIAEEFGGTVGSGEYGGYADVTVRIEDPDDPLVGSLAPETRVWASHADEVKELPEGFVRTGTSDVCGIESMSDTDRNLYGVQWHPEVAHTEEGEAVFENFRDVCEQASDE, from the coding sequence ATGACGCGTATCGTCGTGGTGGACAACCACGGGCAGTTCACCCACCTGGAGGGGCGCGCGCTCCGGGACCTCGGTATCGATTCGGACATCGTCGACAACGAGACGCCACCCTCGGAGGTGGAGGCCGATGGCTTCGTGCTCTCGGGCGGCCCGGACATGGACCGGGCCGGTCGGTCGGCGGAGTATCTGGAGACGGGCAAGCCGGTCCTCGGCATCTGTCTCGGGATGCAACTCATCGCCGAGGAGTTCGGCGGAACCGTCGGCTCGGGCGAGTACGGCGGCTACGCCGACGTGACCGTCCGTATCGAGGACCCGGACGACCCGCTCGTCGGGTCGCTCGCCCCCGAGACACGGGTCTGGGCGAGCCACGCCGACGAGGTGAAGGAACTCCCGGAGGGGTTCGTCCGGACCGGCACCAGCGACGTCTGTGGTATCGAGTCGATGAGCGACACCGATCGGAACCTCTACGGGGTCCAGTGGCACCCCGAGGTGGCCCACACCGAGGAGGGTGAGGCCGTCTTCGAGAACTTCCGTGACGTGTGTGAACAGGCGTCTGACGAGTAG
- a CDS encoding 50S ribosomal protein L37ae: MAKRSKTGSAGRFGARYGRVARRRVAEIEDDMRNTKVDGDDVKRVGTGIWVNEETGETFTGGAYRPVTPAGKTVRRSIRAALSEGGEE, from the coding sequence ATGGCCAAGCGAAGCAAGACCGGGAGCGCGGGCCGGTTCGGCGCCCGCTACGGGCGGGTCGCCCGCCGTCGCGTCGCGGAGATCGAGGACGACATGCGCAACACGAAGGTCGACGGCGACGACGTGAAGCGTGTCGGCACCGGCATCTGGGTGAACGAGGAGACCGGCGAGACGTTCACTGGCGGGGCGTACCGTCCCGTCACCCCCGCGGGCAAGACCGTCCGACGGTCCATCCGCGCGGCCCTCTCCGAGGGCGGCGAGGAGTAA
- a CDS encoding DUF371 domain-containing protein, whose product MEEVVHARGHEHVTAEHASTWELTSDDWLTPAGDCILGVEADRTPAAFDEAFCEACRDADREVTATFEVGDTTVTVTGRGHPDLTFEDDRSIVVRTSDYVDDRTVMVGADAAAGDLDRSLVAALADGADCRLVLRV is encoded by the coding sequence ATGGAAGAGGTCGTCCACGCCCGCGGCCACGAGCACGTCACGGCCGAACACGCGAGCACCTGGGAGCTGACGAGCGACGACTGGCTCACGCCGGCCGGCGACTGCATCCTCGGCGTGGAGGCCGACCGCACGCCCGCGGCGTTCGACGAGGCGTTCTGCGAGGCCTGTCGCGATGCCGACCGCGAGGTGACGGCGACGTTCGAGGTCGGTGACACCACGGTGACTGTGACCGGCCGCGGACACCCGGACCTCACCTTCGAGGACGACCGGAGTATCGTCGTCCGGACCTCCGACTACGTCGACGACCGGACGGTGATGGTGGGTGCCGACGCCGCCGCGGGCGACCTGGACCGCTCGCTGGTGGCGGCGCTCGCCGACGGGGCCGACTGCCGGCTCGTCCTGCGGGTCTAG